One Papaver somniferum cultivar HN1 chromosome 10, ASM357369v1, whole genome shotgun sequence genomic window carries:
- the LOC113316590 gene encoding probable E3 ubiquitin-protein ligase ARI8, protein MDSKYDIHEYIYVDSSDEDDKYDYIDVDSLDEDDGESDADLESSDPQPRLKSYAIMNEEHIRSHQDEDITAVVDVLSVPRSSAIMLLRHYRWCATAVKSEWFADEGKVRIAIGLIEKKPIDVDQEIRKKPKLTCGICFDNYHQDEMYDAGCGHVFCESCWKGYIGTSVNDGPGCLSLRCPDPDCNAAVCQDMVYKLVSNDDKKKYSDYLLISYIEDNRSMKWCPGPGCGSAIQLVHDTENYDVTCECTFSFCWNCTQEAHHPVECSTVEKWNIKNNSEAGYAAGKQGFLVAARQGFLVLDLSETRLFSGLGLRWVWSFVLTFNGKELVSLPWLL, encoded by the coding sequence ATGGATTCAAAATATGACATTCATGAATATATTTATGTTGATTCTTCTGATGAAGATGACAAATATGATTATATTGATGTTGATTCTCTTGATGAAGATGACGGTGAATCGGATGCCGATCTTGAGTCATCTGATCCGCAGCCACGTCTGAAAAGTTATGCCATCATGAACGAGGAGCATATACGTAGCCATCAGGATGAAGATATAACAGCAGTAGTTGACGTGCTTTCTGTCCCAAGGAGTTCAGCTATCATGTTGCTTCGCCACTATCGTTGGTGTGCCACTGCCGTGAAATCTGAATGGTTCGCTGATGAAGGAAAAGTTCGTATAGCCATTGGCTTAATTGAGAAGAAACCCATTGATGTTGATCAGGAAATCAGGAAGAAACCAAAGCTTACTTGTGGGATATGTTTTGATAATTATCATCAGGATGAAATGTATGATGCTGGTTGTGGTCATGTCTTTTGTGAGTCATGTTGGAAAGGATACATTGGCACATCAGTTAATGATGGACCCGGGTGTTTGTCGTTGCGTTGTCCAGATCCAGATTGTAATGCTGCTGTCTGTCAAGACATGGTGTATAAGTTGGTTTCTAACGATGATAAGAAGAAATATTCTGATTACCTTCTTATATCTTACATTGAAGACAATAGGAGTATGAAGTGGTGTCCTGGTCCAGGATGTGGTTCGGCTATTCAATTGGTGCATGATACTGAAAATTATGATGTTACTTGTGAATGTACTTTTAGCTTTTGCTGGAATTGTACGCAGGAAGCTCATCATCCTGTTGAATGCAGCACCGTGGAAAAATGGAATATCAAGAACAACAGTGAGGCCGGTTATGCAGCGGGGAAACAAGGGTTTTTGGTAGCGGCGAGACAAGGGTTTTTGGTACTGGATTTGAGTGAGACTCGGTTATTCAGTGGCTTAGGTTTGAGATGGGTTTGGAGTTTCGTTCTTACATTTAATGGCAAGGAGCTGGTATCGTTGCCATGGTTGCTGTGA